One Spirochaeta africana DSM 8902 genomic window carries:
- a CDS encoding TetR/AcrR family transcriptional regulator — translation MSRRLDPGKRHLIIRTALQVFGAKGFSDTTIRDIASSAGIAAGTIYTYFTDKDELFRHSFEYAWDEFHAGMEHILESEPDVELSVTRIIDFGFDLLFDLYPLVRGMYTQANLQDLLSPHLERLSLVLEKHFSSRSSLQIFGIVDNPELQRFFLKLMTAGILSTVSQTPPEDVKPVIAEVKQNLLRGLQRGVRSDAAAGGCP, via the coding sequence ATGTCCAGACGACTCGACCCAGGTAAGCGCCATTTGATAATCCGCACTGCATTGCAGGTTTTCGGTGCCAAGGGGTTCAGCGATACCACCATCCGCGACATCGCCAGCAGCGCCGGCATTGCCGCCGGCACCATCTATACCTATTTCACTGACAAGGATGAACTCTTTCGCCACAGTTTCGAGTACGCCTGGGACGAGTTTCATGCCGGCATGGAGCACATCCTCGAATCCGAGCCCGATGTGGAGCTGAGCGTCACCCGGATTATCGATTTTGGCTTTGATCTGCTGTTCGATCTGTATCCACTGGTGCGTGGTATGTATACCCAGGCAAACCTGCAGGACCTCCTGTCGCCGCATCTGGAGCGCCTGTCGCTCGTACTGGAAAAACATTTCTCTTCCCGCAGCTCCCTGCAGATCTTTGGTATTGTTGATAATCCCGAACTGCAGCGGTTTTTCCTTAAGCTGATGACAGCCGGCATTCTCTCGACGGTGTCCCAGACACCCCCCGAGGATGTAAAACCGGTCATTGCCGAGGTAAAGCAGAATTTGCTGCGGGGCCTGCAGCGGGGTGTCAGGTCTGATGCAGCAGCAGGAGGCTGCCCATGA
- a CDS encoding efflux RND transporter periplasmic adaptor subunit — MTPTDAGRGRRKILALLIVLAIFIGLPLWQFLQPEDIPPTRAGVLVELELVVPEVFEDILRYPGTITPENTTVVTPKLAGEVLRMHVRSNDQVQAGQLLAELDDSLPRLQAEQARAGVRAAQAQLDQARRGVRAQELESARASVEQAEEDLQTARSNLERTERLYEAGTIPRARYEEAQNSFRSARTQVENARRSLRLMEEGASAEELELAEANLESARKQLQLAELQLGYAEVRAPIAGRVADVMVEEGNMVSTETALAAIIGDELIHVQSALPEEHYGTLGFLAGELEARIFPIAYPDDPPYEGVLSHVSSVIQPESRTFKIEVAVDNTRGRLRPGMFVNMELIVRRIEDAIVVPGSAVLRRDGRSVVFTVEEVEGETVARMLPVRVGARSTGRLLIAEGLEADIPIVVRGNTYLEDGQLVRVVEGDRP, encoded by the coding sequence ATGACCCCGACAGATGCTGGTCGCGGCCGCCGAAAGATACTGGCACTGCTCATTGTACTGGCGATTTTTATTGGCCTGCCGCTGTGGCAGTTCCTGCAGCCAGAGGACATTCCCCCGACACGGGCCGGGGTACTGGTGGAGCTGGAATTGGTAGTCCCGGAGGTTTTTGAGGATATTCTGCGCTACCCCGGGACGATTACCCCGGAAAACACGACGGTGGTAACCCCGAAGCTTGCCGGCGAGGTGCTGCGTATGCATGTACGCAGCAACGATCAGGTGCAGGCAGGGCAGCTGCTGGCCGAGCTGGATGACAGCCTGCCGCGGCTGCAGGCTGAACAGGCTCGTGCCGGGGTTCGGGCCGCCCAGGCGCAGCTGGACCAGGCTCGCCGGGGTGTGCGGGCGCAGGAACTGGAGAGCGCTCGAGCATCGGTGGAGCAGGCCGAGGAGGATCTGCAGACTGCCCGCAGCAACCTGGAGCGAACCGAACGCTTGTACGAAGCTGGAACTATCCCGCGTGCCCGTTACGAGGAGGCGCAGAACTCCTTTCGGTCGGCCCGCACTCAGGTAGAGAATGCTCGCCGCTCATTACGGCTGATGGAGGAGGGGGCCAGTGCCGAGGAGCTGGAACTTGCAGAGGCCAATCTTGAATCGGCGCGAAAACAGCTGCAGCTTGCCGAGCTGCAGCTTGGATATGCCGAGGTGCGCGCCCCGATTGCCGGACGGGTGGCGGATGTCATGGTGGAAGAAGGGAACATGGTGTCCACCGAGACCGCCCTGGCAGCTATTATTGGGGATGAGTTGATCCATGTGCAGTCGGCTTTGCCGGAAGAACACTACGGTACCCTGGGATTTCTTGCCGGAGAACTTGAGGCACGGATATTTCCGATTGCCTATCCGGATGATCCGCCCTACGAGGGTGTGCTGTCGCATGTTTCCTCGGTGATTCAGCCGGAGAGCCGCACTTTCAAAATAGAGGTTGCGGTGGATAACACCCGTGGGCGGCTGCGGCCGGGAATGTTCGTGAATATGGAGCTGATTGTTCGCCGGATCGAGGATGCAATCGTCGTACCCGGTTCGGCAGTATTGCGGCGAGACGGGCGGAGTGTGGTCTTTACGGTAGAGGAGGTTGAAGGTGAGACCGTTGCCCGTATGCTGCCGGTTCGTGTCGGGGCGCGCAGTACCGGTCGACTGTTGATAGCCGAGGGGCTTGAGGCCGACATACCGATAGTCGTACGCGGCAATACCTATCTTGAAGACGGACAACTGGTGCGGGTAGTTGAAGGAGATCGCCCATGA
- a CDS encoding efflux RND transporter permease subunit, which produces MSLPRRAVQHPVTTTMVFAAMLVLGFISLNRLGQELFPEINLPAVFVLTVSPGVGPYEIEEGITRPIEGAVAGMSGVERITSISEESVSQVTISFAEGTDVDTAVHDIREQVSSVADEFPSGTQRSQLFKFNASILPSMQLHVYSRTEGIDIRGLVEDEVIPQLERVPGVGRVDVFGGQEAAVMVRLNLDSLSKRNIPISQVLQAFEGENVNLPAGIIDIEDRVLNLRTVGSFERVEDIGEVLVGAGNGVPIFLKDVAEIESDYRQQRQFLRTAEGEGLRLQVQKQAGFNTVEVNDGVLARLNELQHELPPSVRFEILEDQADSVRDAIGGVASAAWQGGLLAILVLLAFLRNLRSTFIIAAVIPAAVVVTFSLIDFGGLTINITTLLGMTLAIGMFVDNAIVVLESIYRKQLAGHNPLEAAIAGAEEVATAVTASTLTTMAVFLPMIFVSGLAGILFQPFSMTIAFSLFISLAASLTLTPMLCSRFLRVEAAVSSDRELEEISLADVHIHSTNPVLLKLSQLMQRLLQILDDRYEMAVRWSLRHPLQVIGSAIFLFLLSIGSVLLLGMEFIPEGDEGLFTVEFETRLGSSYQQTGDIAFQIEQIVREETGEALRTAANRVGSGGSNQGAVSVALVDAGERREDIWRIVNRIDQRIQDEVMDVRHTIHIEGMAALAAMADGETSPLIIELTGDDIDALGDYADTLVELLADTPGTRNIRTSHDVGVPEIQFRIKRQAAASLGLSPLEIAMTLRTAYNGTEVSRFTGDERDVDVFVILRDEDRTDLERITGLYFINRAGDRIPLESVVEVVEDEGPIAINRTDRSRVVRVLGSLSGELPLNRVLSRIDDRLDEHGDPPLGIERRVTGAGEDMAESFASLFNALLLAIMLVYMVMASQFESFVNPFIVMFSVPFAIIGLTAALLLTNTTFNLLSFVGAILLVGIVVNNAIVLIDYIDQLRNRGMELTEAIVHGGKTRLKPILMTSFTTLLGLVPMAIGTGGGAHLRAPIARAVIGGLATSSIITVILIPTLYFLVQGRLLKRRGTT; this is translated from the coding sequence ATGAGTCTCCCGCGCAGGGCGGTCCAGCATCCGGTAACTACCACCATGGTATTCGCGGCCATGCTGGTGCTGGGGTTTATCAGTTTGAATCGTCTGGGACAGGAGCTGTTTCCCGAGATCAATCTCCCGGCGGTCTTTGTGCTGACCGTCAGCCCCGGGGTGGGTCCCTACGAGATAGAGGAGGGGATCACCCGGCCGATCGAGGGAGCCGTGGCCGGTATGAGCGGGGTCGAACGGATTACCAGTATCTCCGAAGAGAGTGTATCCCAGGTAACTATTTCTTTTGCGGAAGGCACCGATGTAGATACTGCGGTGCATGATATTCGCGAACAGGTAAGCTCGGTCGCAGATGAATTCCCGTCGGGGACGCAGCGTAGTCAGCTGTTCAAGTTCAATGCATCCATACTGCCAAGTATGCAGCTGCATGTCTATTCACGAACCGAGGGGATTGATATCCGGGGTCTGGTCGAGGATGAGGTGATCCCGCAGCTTGAACGGGTCCCGGGTGTTGGCCGGGTTGATGTGTTTGGCGGGCAGGAGGCGGCGGTGATGGTCCGGCTGAACCTTGACAGCCTGAGCAAGCGCAACATTCCGATCAGCCAGGTGCTGCAGGCGTTCGAGGGCGAGAATGTAAACCTGCCTGCCGGGATTATCGATATCGAGGATCGGGTGCTGAACCTGCGCACGGTCGGCAGTTTTGAGCGGGTCGAGGACATCGGCGAGGTGCTGGTGGGCGCGGGCAACGGGGTGCCGATATTTCTGAAAGACGTGGCCGAGATCGAGTCGGATTATAGGCAGCAGCGTCAGTTTTTGCGTACGGCAGAGGGCGAGGGGCTGCGTCTGCAGGTCCAGAAACAGGCAGGATTCAACACGGTCGAGGTGAACGACGGGGTGCTGGCCCGATTGAACGAGCTGCAGCATGAACTGCCTCCCTCGGTCCGCTTCGAGATTCTCGAGGATCAGGCCGACAGTGTGCGCGATGCAATTGGCGGCGTAGCCTCAGCGGCCTGGCAGGGGGGATTACTGGCGATACTCGTACTGCTGGCCTTCCTGCGCAATCTGCGGTCAACCTTTATTATTGCCGCAGTTATTCCGGCTGCCGTTGTGGTAACCTTCTCCCTGATTGATTTCGGCGGGCTGACCATCAACATCACTACCCTGCTGGGGATGACCCTGGCAATCGGTATGTTTGTGGATAACGCCATCGTGGTGCTGGAGTCTATCTACCGCAAACAGCTGGCTGGCCACAATCCTCTGGAGGCGGCGATCGCCGGTGCCGAGGAGGTGGCTACTGCGGTTACGGCCAGTACCCTGACGACCATGGCGGTATTCCTGCCCATGATATTTGTGAGCGGGCTGGCGGGGATCCTGTTTCAGCCCTTCTCCATGACCATTGCCTTCAGTCTGTTCATCTCGCTGGCAGCATCGCTTACCCTTACCCCGATGCTGTGCAGCCGGTTCTTGCGGGTCGAGGCAGCGGTTTCCAGTGATCGTGAGCTGGAGGAAATCAGCCTGGCAGATGTGCACATCCACAGTACCAATCCGGTGCTGCTGAAACTCAGTCAGCTGATGCAGCGGCTTCTGCAGATTCTGGATGATCGGTACGAGATGGCTGTTCGCTGGTCGTTGCGGCATCCGCTGCAGGTTATTGGCAGCGCAATCTTCCTGTTTTTACTGAGTATCGGCTCGGTGCTGCTGCTTGGTATGGAGTTTATCCCCGAGGGTGATGAGGGGCTGTTCACGGTCGAGTTTGAAACCAGACTGGGATCCTCGTATCAGCAGACCGGAGATATCGCCTTTCAGATTGAGCAGATTGTGCGCGAGGAGACAGGCGAAGCCCTCCGCACTGCGGCAAATCGGGTTGGTTCCGGGGGGAGCAACCAGGGGGCGGTCTCGGTAGCCCTGGTGGATGCGGGCGAGCGCCGCGAGGATATCTGGCGTATTGTGAACCGGATAGACCAACGTATCCAGGACGAGGTAATGGATGTTCGCCACACGATCCATATTGAGGGCATGGCGGCCCTGGCTGCCATGGCCGATGGCGAGACCAGTCCGTTGATAATCGAACTGACCGGGGATGATATCGATGCCCTCGGCGACTATGCCGACACCTTGGTGGAACTGCTGGCCGACACCCCGGGAACGCGAAACATTCGCACCTCACATGATGTCGGAGTGCCGGAGATCCAGTTTCGCATAAAGCGGCAGGCCGCCGCCTCCCTGGGGCTGTCGCCCCTGGAGATCGCCATGACCCTGCGCACCGCCTACAACGGGACCGAGGTTTCCCGATTTACCGGCGATGAGCGGGATGTGGATGTGTTCGTGATTCTGCGGGACGAGGATCGGACCGATCTTGAACGCATCACCGGTTTGTACTTTATCAATCGGGCTGGAGATCGAATCCCGCTGGAAAGTGTGGTAGAGGTGGTCGAGGACGAGGGGCCGATCGCCATCAATCGTACCGATCGTTCCCGGGTGGTGCGGGTTTTAGGCAGCCTTAGCGGTGAGCTGCCGCTGAACCGGGTGCTGAGCAGGATAGACGACCGGCTGGACGAGCACGGCGATCCCCCGCTGGGGATAGAGCGAAGGGTCACCGGGGCTGGCGAGGATATGGCAGAGTCGTTTGCCAGCCTGTTCAATGCCCTGCTGCTGGCGATCATGCTGGTGTACATGGTAATGGCCAGCCAGTTCGAGTCGTTCGTCAATCCGTTTATTGTAATGTTCTCGGTACCGTTTGCTATTATTGGTCTGACCGCTGCCCTGCTGTTAACCAACACCACCTTTAACCTGCTATCGTTTGTGGGTGCTATTCTGCTGGTCGGGATTGTAGTCAACAATGCAATCGTCCTGATTGACTACATCGACCAGCTGAGAAACCGGGGCATGGAGCTCACCGAGGCGATCGTTCATGGGGGCAAGACGCGACTCAAGCCGATCCTGATGACCTCCTTTACCACCCTGCTGGGCCTGGTGCCGATGGCAATCGGCACCGGCGGGGGAGCGCATCTGCGGGCGCCGATTGCCCGGGCAGTCATTGGGGGACTGGCGACATCCTCCATAATCACCGTGATACTGATACCAACCCTGTACTTCCTGGTGCAGGGTCGGCTGCTGAAGAGAAGGGGGACCACATGA
- a CDS encoding TolC family protein, translating to MPRDGTRLWRGILLAAVTGLACAGLPAAAEVADAAVTADAADEAYATYTGDGHDLTLQTALQLAEQRSHGLQRAAAAVEGAAAGADAARAQRLPQVSATVSATLLSDPPEGVRIRRGSLGSTEAPGTTFPVPLPDEDVVLVPDAERTFYRLEGVLEQPLFTWGKLSRGERVAVLDRDLADIELQQSRRELRRDTMQAYYGTRFAADAVTVLRNAEAIAEQILADRELALEVGTVNQEDLLEARAELQELRMQRRRAEQALASAETGLGTLLQQPITATRLVSDFPDRPELPPEAGLYQQALSDSHDLELLRGRLQQARLGTEVEQRSSMWRPDVALQLQLEAGGQRLPPQANWYDSWDVGVNLTLAGRFGVYDGGAQAAAVRQAESRERQLQASIAELRDGLAYEVRLRREEVVARREEHELNRLRLELAEERARNARVSFENDLITRAEERGAQILLELARLSQLRSRYQLEQAYIELDFLTGSLPGSAP from the coding sequence ATGCCGCGGGATGGCACCAGGCTGTGGCGAGGTATACTGCTTGCTGCGGTGACCGGGTTAGCCTGCGCCGGGCTCCCGGCTGCAGCCGAAGTCGCCGATGCAGCCGTCACTGCCGATGCGGCTGATGAAGCCTATGCCACCTATACGGGCGATGGGCATGACCTGACCCTGCAGACTGCGCTGCAGCTGGCCGAACAGCGCAGCCATGGACTGCAGCGAGCCGCTGCCGCGGTTGAGGGTGCTGCTGCCGGTGCCGATGCGGCCCGGGCACAGCGACTGCCGCAGGTCTCTGCGACTGTATCTGCAACCCTGTTAAGCGACCCGCCAGAGGGGGTGCGAATTCGTCGGGGGAGCCTCGGGAGTACCGAGGCTCCGGGAACGACCTTTCCGGTACCACTGCCGGACGAGGACGTAGTACTGGTCCCAGATGCCGAGCGCACCTTCTATCGGCTGGAGGGGGTGCTGGAGCAGCCACTCTTTACCTGGGGAAAGCTGTCGCGGGGCGAGCGGGTTGCGGTGCTGGATCGTGATCTGGCAGATATTGAGCTGCAGCAATCCAGGCGCGAGCTGCGCCGCGATACAATGCAGGCGTATTATGGCACACGGTTTGCTGCTGATGCCGTAACGGTGCTGCGGAATGCCGAGGCGATTGCCGAGCAGATACTGGCAGATCGGGAACTGGCTCTGGAGGTTGGTACGGTGAACCAGGAGGATCTGTTGGAGGCCCGGGCCGAGCTGCAGGAGCTCAGGATGCAGCGACGGCGGGCAGAACAGGCGCTGGCCTCGGCCGAGACCGGCTTGGGTACCCTGCTGCAGCAGCCAATAACCGCGACCCGGCTGGTCAGCGACTTTCCGGATCGACCGGAACTCCCGCCCGAAGCCGGGTTATATCAACAGGCTCTGTCGGATTCTCATGACCTTGAGCTGCTGCGTGGTCGCCTGCAACAGGCGAGACTGGGGACTGAGGTCGAGCAGCGCAGCAGCATGTGGCGCCCGGATGTTGCCTTGCAGCTGCAGCTGGAGGCTGGTGGGCAGCGGCTGCCGCCGCAGGCGAACTGGTATGATTCCTGGGATGTCGGGGTGAATCTGACCCTGGCCGGCAGGTTCGGGGTGTATGACGGCGGTGCCCAGGCAGCCGCCGTACGTCAGGCGGAAAGCCGTGAGCGGCAGCTGCAGGCAAGTATTGCCGAGCTTCGTGACGGACTGGCGTATGAGGTTCGACTGCGCCGGGAGGAAGTAGTAGCCCGACGCGAGGAGCATGAGCTGAACCGCTTGCGGCTTGAACTGGCTGAGGAGCGTGCGCGCAATGCACGGGTGAGTTTCGAGAACGACCTGATCACCCGGGCAGAGGAACGTGGAGCGCAAATTCTGCTGGAGCTGGCGCGCCTTTCACAGCTGCGCAGCAGGTATCAGCTTGAACAGGCGTATATCGAGCTGGATTTTCTGACCGGGAGTCTGCCCGGTTCCGCACCATAA
- a CDS encoding alpha-amylase family glycosyl hydrolase, producing the protein MLRPFHIRQDFRAQYDPECLQIGISSEQSMLPGVRTPSLLAYEINRSRDIAADPARAVSAGEMSAMALLDEIYFYLIGLYREQYGEEILRTARQEVQQRLGKPATAALIESFAETHPPAQVFKQETSCRDFLESRPNPADPDETGRDQLFTELMLVYLEQENPALANYREIFDVQELQLHHGFDAFTKSLHEVFAELPSFGPENELLIDMLRMPAQLFPESLFDQLAYIRRHWGSILGSLLERLLRAIDKLSEERKARGFVGGGSRDVLSFGGLDEEAERFSMDRDWMPRVVLIAKSTLVWLDQLSRWYDREIRTLNQIPDQELDQMASRGITGLWLIGLWQRSPASKEIKNLCGNPDAEASAYSLLNYEIADSLGGWDAVANLRHRCAQRGIRLASDMVPNHTGIDSDWVEQHPDWFVQLSYPPFPGYSFTGKNLSRSPHLTVQIEDHYYDRTDASVVFKRTDNHSGDTRYIYHGNDGTHMPWNDTAQLDFLNPEVREAVIQTILHVARNFPIIRFDAAMTLAKKHIQRLWYPAPGTGGDIPSRAEHGLTREEFDDRIPEEFWREVVDRVAQELPDTLLLAEAFWMMEGYFVRTLGMHRVYNSAFMHMLKNEDNAKYRQTIKNTLEFDPDILKRFVNFMNNPDEETAVAQFGRDDKYFGVCTLMLTMPGLPMFGHGQIEGFAEKYGMEYSRAYHDEQPDQGLIARHEHDIFPLARKRYLFAEVDSFHLYDFYSSHGQINENVYAYSNSHGDERALVLYNNSYESTQGWIKAAAPYTRKTSAGKLPNQRTDLAQALRLHTGPQWFTLLYEVHSGLWFIRRSSELFHAGLFAALSGYQYQVFMNVHEVEDTATGLYSRLHDRLGGSGTPDINRAVRDLYLEPVHAPMGWACHFDAFAALLRGWTEPGVEPDHELIQDLAVRYADAVDSLRSFDTKAGSLPGRDNLQHALSRTLPTIYAGTRQSLSKAPQAVTARMEQPLTDSNGKPDPVHTALWFCLAYLMPLTAAVEIPETVGEGTDVHPYRDAAALLLEEWELDRVIIGNVKDALGSIEDFEQLAYAVRRLLRIILGWMPYLPSAANPGKVAWTRILLHGILQDLDAHSQLGINSYDGVVYFNQEGFAELLAGIRIAGYFACLTEYHTPADSLSPAAKHLKALDSMLIAWKEAEEGSQYTVKQLIQLLDGETSTGKTARKPAGAKTGKAAAGSNPDSGAAAKKPARKTAKKPASKSNDTSSRS; encoded by the coding sequence CGCGAGCAGTACGGAGAAGAGATCCTCCGTACTGCCCGGCAGGAGGTTCAGCAGCGGCTGGGCAAGCCGGCAACTGCCGCCTTGATCGAATCCTTTGCCGAGACTCACCCGCCAGCACAGGTGTTCAAGCAGGAAACATCCTGCCGTGACTTCCTGGAGTCCCGACCGAATCCCGCTGATCCCGACGAGACCGGCCGGGATCAGCTGTTTACCGAGCTGATGCTGGTGTATCTGGAGCAGGAAAATCCGGCACTGGCCAACTATCGCGAGATTTTCGATGTTCAGGAGCTGCAGCTGCATCATGGATTCGATGCCTTCACTAAATCCCTGCATGAGGTATTCGCAGAGCTTCCGAGTTTCGGACCGGAAAACGAACTGTTGATCGACATGCTCCGCATGCCGGCACAGCTGTTTCCGGAATCCCTGTTCGATCAGCTGGCATACATTCGCCGCCATTGGGGCTCCATTCTGGGCAGCCTGCTGGAACGATTGCTGCGCGCCATTGATAAACTCTCGGAGGAACGCAAGGCTCGTGGCTTTGTTGGCGGCGGCAGCCGGGACGTACTGAGCTTTGGCGGACTGGATGAAGAAGCTGAACGATTCAGCATGGACCGGGACTGGATGCCGCGTGTCGTACTGATTGCCAAAAGCACCCTTGTCTGGCTGGATCAGCTTTCACGCTGGTACGACCGCGAGATTCGCACCCTGAACCAGATACCTGATCAGGAACTGGATCAGATGGCTTCGCGCGGCATTACCGGCCTCTGGCTGATCGGCCTCTGGCAGCGGTCCCCGGCCAGTAAGGAAATAAAGAATCTCTGCGGGAATCCGGATGCCGAAGCGAGTGCCTACTCGCTGCTGAACTACGAGATTGCAGATTCCCTTGGCGGCTGGGATGCCGTTGCCAACCTGCGCCATCGCTGTGCCCAGCGTGGAATCCGGCTGGCCAGCGACATGGTGCCCAACCACACCGGGATAGACTCGGACTGGGTTGAACAGCACCCCGACTGGTTTGTGCAGCTCAGCTACCCGCCGTTTCCCGGTTACAGCTTTACCGGCAAGAATCTCTCCCGCTCACCGCACCTGACCGTGCAGATCGAGGATCATTACTACGACCGCACCGACGCCAGTGTGGTGTTCAAGCGTACCGACAACCACAGCGGGGATACCCGCTACATCTACCATGGAAACGATGGCACCCATATGCCCTGGAACGACACCGCCCAGCTGGACTTCCTTAATCCCGAGGTGCGCGAGGCGGTAATCCAGACTATCCTGCATGTTGCCCGCAACTTTCCCATCATCCGTTTTGATGCAGCCATGACCCTTGCCAAAAAGCACATTCAGCGCCTGTGGTACCCGGCGCCCGGCACCGGAGGAGATATTCCCTCTCGCGCCGAACACGGTCTGACCCGTGAGGAATTCGATGACCGGATACCCGAGGAGTTCTGGCGCGAGGTTGTCGACCGGGTTGCCCAGGAGCTGCCGGACACCCTGCTGCTTGCCGAGGCATTCTGGATGATGGAGGGCTATTTTGTGCGAACCCTCGGGATGCACCGGGTTTACAACTCTGCCTTTATGCACATGCTCAAAAATGAGGACAACGCCAAGTACCGGCAGACCATCAAAAACACCCTTGAGTTCGACCCCGACATCCTGAAACGGTTTGTGAACTTTATGAATAATCCGGATGAGGAAACCGCGGTGGCACAGTTTGGTCGCGATGACAAGTACTTCGGTGTATGTACCCTGATGCTGACCATGCCCGGACTGCCGATGTTCGGACACGGGCAGATCGAGGGCTTTGCCGAGAAATACGGCATGGAATACAGCCGCGCGTATCATGACGAACAGCCGGATCAGGGGCTGATCGCCCGGCATGAGCATGATATCTTCCCGCTGGCACGCAAGCGTTATCTGTTTGCCGAGGTGGACAGCTTCCACCTGTATGATTTCTACTCCAGCCACGGGCAGATAAACGAAAACGTGTATGCCTACAGCAACAGCCACGGTGATGAGCGAGCCCTGGTGCTTTACAACAACTCCTATGAATCTACCCAGGGATGGATCAAGGCCGCTGCGCCATATACCCGGAAAACCAGTGCCGGTAAGCTGCCCAACCAGCGCACCGACCTTGCCCAGGCCTTGCGGCTGCACACCGGCCCGCAGTGGTTCACCCTGCTGTATGAGGTCCACAGCGGCCTCTGGTTTATTCGCCGCAGCAGCGAGCTGTTCCATGCCGGCCTGTTTGCCGCCCTGAGCGGTTACCAGTACCAGGTATTCATGAATGTACACGAGGTGGAGGACACCGCAACCGGACTGTACTCTCGCTTGCATGATCGTCTTGGCGGCAGCGGCACCCCGGACATAAACCGGGCGGTACGTGATCTGTATCTTGAACCGGTGCACGCGCCGATGGGCTGGGCCTGTCATTTCGATGCCTTCGCCGCCCTGCTGCGCGGCTGGACCGAACCAGGTGTGGAACCCGATCATGAACTGATCCAGGATCTGGCTGTACGATATGCGGATGCTGTCGATTCCCTGCGCTCCTTCGACACCAAGGCCGGCAGCCTGCCTGGACGGGACAATCTGCAGCACGCCCTGAGCCGTACCTTGCCGACAATCTACGCCGGTACCCGCCAGAGCCTTTCCAAGGCCCCACAGGCGGTCACCGCTCGCATGGAACAACCGCTCACCGACAGCAACGGTAAACCGGATCCGGTTCATACCGCCCTGTGGTTCTGTCTTGCCTACCTGATGCCGCTCACTGCTGCAGTCGAGATTCCGGAAACCGTCGGAGAAGGTACCGATGTCCATCCCTACCGGGATGCAGCTGCGCTGCTGCTGGAGGAATGGGAGCTTGATCGGGTAATCATCGGGAATGTAAAGGACGCCCTGGGCAGCATTGAGGATTTCGAGCAGCTTGCCTATGCCGTGCGCCGCCTCCTGCGCATCATTCTCGGCTGGATGCCGTACCTGCCCTCCGCTGCCAATCCAGGCAAGGTTGCCTGGACCCGCATCCTGCTGCATGGCATCCTGCAGGACCTGGATGCACACTCGCAGCTGGGGATAAACAGCTACGATGGCGTGGTATACTTTAACCAGGAAGGGTTTGCCGAGCTGCTCGCAGGGATCAGAATCGCCGGATACTTTGCGTGCCTGACCGAGTATCACACCCCGGCAGATAGCCTGTCTCCGGCAGCAAAACACCTGAAGGCGCTGGACAGCATGCTCATTGCCTGGAAAGAGGCCGAAGAAGGGTCGCAGTACACCGTGAAACAACTCATTCAGCTTTTAGACGGGGAAACCTCGACTGGCAAAACCGCCAGAAAGCCAGCCGGGGCCAAAACCGGAAAGGCCGCTGCCGGCAGCAACCCTGACAGCGGCGCCGCTGCCAAAAAACCGGCCCGCAAGACCGCGAAAAAACCGGCATCAAAGTCCAATGACACCAGCAGCCGGTCATAG